A window of the Xiashengella succiniciproducens genome harbors these coding sequences:
- the thrC gene encoding threonine synthase, with protein MKYLSLASKDKRYPLKEVLFKGLAPDGSLFMPESIPQLDRDFIENMAAYDLPEIAFRVLKPYMDEDIKDDELRAITRESFNFPIPVRQIDGNLYVLELFHGPTQAFKDVGARFLSRILGYFNRNEDRKLLVLTATSGDTGGAVANGFHKVEGIEVIVLYPKGKVSPYQEYQITSPGANVHAIAVEGSFDDCQRLVKEAFRDEDLRKIVYMTSANSINIGRLLPQMVYYFFAYAQLRAMGVKGDPVITVPSGNFGNITAAVLAHKMGLPVKRFVAATNANDVVPRFFKSGVYEPHQTIVTLANAMDVGDPSNFPRMYELYNNSLQDIKTEMISLSVSDAEIKKAISEGFGKYSYLMDPHTAAAYTAAIGQVDKSEISLFVSTAHPFKFGEVIDDIIPGGLEKAGYTIDFPKPEDGGRDVMSADYLDLKTRIAIVAR; from the coding sequence ATGAAATATTTAAGTCTTGCTTCAAAGGATAAGAGATATCCCCTTAAAGAGGTGCTTTTCAAGGGACTGGCTCCCGACGGTAGTTTGTTTATGCCTGAGAGCATTCCTCAACTTGACAGGGATTTTATTGAAAACATGGCAGCCTACGATCTGCCTGAGATAGCATTCCGTGTTCTCAAACCTTATATGGATGAGGATATAAAGGACGATGAACTAAGGGCAATCACAAGGGAGAGCTTTAATTTCCCAATTCCTGTCAGGCAGATAGATGGAAACCTGTATGTGTTGGAACTCTTTCACGGACCAACACAGGCTTTCAAGGATGTGGGAGCACGGTTTCTGTCACGTATACTTGGATATTTTAACAGAAACGAGGATCGCAAGCTCCTGGTCCTTACTGCTACATCTGGGGATACAGGTGGTGCTGTGGCAAATGGCTTCCACAAAGTTGAGGGTATAGAGGTTATAGTGCTCTATCCCAAAGGAAAGGTAAGCCCATATCAGGAATACCAGATTACCTCTCCTGGTGCCAATGTCCATGCTATTGCAGTGGAGGGAAGCTTTGATGATTGCCAGCGATTGGTAAAGGAAGCATTCCGCGATGAAGATCTTCGCAAGATTGTTTACATGACTTCTGCAAATTCTATTAATATAGGCCGCCTGCTTCCACAGATGGTATATTATTTCTTTGCCTATGCTCAGCTAAGGGCAATGGGAGTGAAGGGGGATCCTGTAATAACAGTACCAAGTGGTAATTTTGGAAATATTACGGCTGCAGTTTTGGCCCACAAAATGGGTCTTCCTGTTAAGCGTTTTGTTGCTGCTACGAATGCCAATGATGTTGTTCCCCGCTTCTTTAAATCAGGGGTATATGAACCGCATCAAACTATAGTTACGCTTGCCAATGCGATGGATGTAGGTGATCCAAGTAACTTCCCAAGGATGTATGAGCTGTACAACAATTCTCTTCAGGATATAAAGACCGAGATGATATCACTCTCGGTTAGCGATGCTGAAATTAAAAAGGCTATTAGTGAAGGTTTTGGAAAATACAGTTATCTGATGGACCCTCATACAGCTGCCGCTTATACTGCAGCAATAGGGCAGGTTGATAAATCAGAAATTTCACTGTTTGTTTCTACTGCCCATCCGTTTAAGTTTGGTGAAGTAATAGATGATATTATTCCAGGTGGACTTGAAAAAGCTGGTTATACCATTGATTTTCCTAAACCTGAAGATGGGGGAAGAGATGTGATGTCAGCTGATTATTTGGATTTGAAAACGCGTATTGCGATAGTGGCACGATGA
- a CDS encoding cofactor-independent phosphoglycerate mutase produces MKFIVILTDGMADEPDDMLGDMTPVMAAKTPVMDEICKKAATGLVHTVPSEFHPGSEIANMNILGYPPAKYFQGRGVIEAASLGIDIKSEDLVLRCNLVSLEDGILVNHSAGHISSPEAAELIAALNEKLGSERVKFYPGTSYRHILIIKGGNSDIMCTPPHDHPGKEALPLFPVANSAEAEDTAQLLCELMKRSVDVLKDHPVNVKRRSVGKKCADSIWPWSPGYKPDFPSFKDRFGVESGAVISAVDLIFGIGKLAGLEMVHVEGATGLHDTNYEGKAAAALDALKRHPFVFLHIEAMDEAGHEGDFLLKKRVIEDFDRRLLKPLYEGLQKMGEDYALLLLPDHPTPCRLRTHTRAAVPFMIMKKGLQADSIETFNEFSVKNGSLGEVKGEELLDLFFKL; encoded by the coding sequence ATGAAGTTTATAGTAATCCTGACCGACGGAATGGCTGATGAGCCTGATGATATGCTTGGCGACATGACCCCTGTCATGGCCGCTAAAACTCCAGTAATGGATGAAATATGTAAAAAAGCTGCTACGGGTCTGGTACACACAGTGCCTTCCGAGTTTCATCCAGGTAGTGAGATAGCAAATATGAATATTTTGGGATATCCTCCTGCAAAGTATTTCCAGGGCAGGGGAGTGATAGAGGCTGCTTCACTGGGTATTGATATTAAAAGCGAAGATCTTGTACTACGCTGTAACCTTGTTTCCCTTGAGGATGGAATTTTGGTAAATCACTCTGCGGGACATATCAGCAGCCCCGAGGCTGCTGAACTTATTGCTGCTCTAAATGAAAAACTAGGCAGTGAAAGGGTTAAATTTTATCCCGGCACCAGCTACAGACATATTCTAATTATAAAGGGGGGAAATTCTGATATAATGTGTACTCCACCCCATGATCACCCTGGTAAAGAGGCTCTTCCTTTATTTCCTGTTGCCAATTCAGCTGAGGCTGAGGACACTGCACAGTTGCTGTGCGAACTTATGAAACGCTCAGTTGATGTATTAAAAGATCACCCCGTAAATGTTAAGAGAAGGTCAGTGGGTAAGAAATGTGCTGACTCAATCTGGCCCTGGTCACCCGGGTATAAGCCTGACTTCCCGTCGTTTAAGGATAGGTTTGGTGTAGAGTCGGGAGCAGTGATATCGGCAGTAGATCTTATCTTTGGTATCGGTAAACTGGCTGGTCTTGAGATGGTACATGTGGAAGGGGCTACAGGCCTGCATGACACAAATTATGAGGGTAAGGCTGCTGCGGCTCTTGATGCACTGAAAAGGCATCCTTTTGTTTTCCTGCATATTGAAGCCATGGACGAGGCAGGTCATGAAGGTGATTTTCTGTTGAAGAAAAGGGTAATTGAGGATTTTGATCGCAGACTGCTAAAGCCTTTGTATGAGGGCCTTCAGAAAATGGGAGAGGATTACGCATTACTGCTTTTGCCTGACCACCCGACACCCTGCAGACTCCGTACACATACAAGGGCTGCCGTACCTTTTATGATCATGAAGAAGGGACTCCAGGCTGATAGCATTGAGACTTTTAATGAGTTTTCTGTTAAAAATGGTTCTCTGGGAGAAGTAAAGGGAGAGGAACTGCTGGATCTGTTCTTTAAGCTATAG
- a CDS encoding UvrD-helicase domain-containing protein: MAGLHIYRASAGSGKTFRLAQEYLKLLFRDPFKYRHILAVTFTNKATGEMRDRILKSLSELADPDCKNPEHLKDLTDYTGMSESQVRRKADLLLGMLLHDYSRFSISTIDSFFQKVTRSFAYEMGLPSGFRVELKPEYIMNQAIDQLIMEMNRPEYRETKEWLLNFARENMEERSKWNIAGEIQSISKEIFNEQYQANARTLNSQIRDKNHLSKYKQTLRQIIKDTDTQLEEVGRKGLEIIARYNLDINKDFKGLSRTKVKVFQNLARLEKHMEIGKIETLLEDIDNWKRKDNSREINTAIEAAYNSGLKDLLTRAAELIKSRRRDYFTAKEIERELNSLGLVQDVYEKMNEICRTRNLFILAGTNHLLSGIIDNNDTPFIYEKTGTRYDNYMIDEFQDTSFLQYHNFYPLIKDSLAAGNDCLVVGDVKQSIYRWRNSDWSLLAEAVERDYRTYGVESMTLDTNWRSSAGVINFNNNFFSYAAEALQGKLNGEIPGDLIEDEEVRPYQTRISRAFADVCQLASPRGKALKGEVYIKALDTNEKDNYKDTALKQTVERIEQLLAQGYEASEIAVLVRRNEEGADVSEALLSGKYHSEGKALEVISNDSLLLGKSEAIRLLIGQLKLISSPDDPVSESFVRLYLLRNAADKKQSSGIENISEHMLGSAEEQLWQDYKENLFTLREKPVYELVERLTELLPEELRIRDSVYLQTFMSICLDFINQESPDLNKFLDYWEMNGAGTSLSVPDNRNAIRVMTIHKSKGLEFRAVIIPFANWKFFEARKAGLIWVSPDKEPFNGLALVPIKVKKDLANTYFAKHYFNELLQYYVDNLNLAYVAFTRAKQSLNIICQIDSSKDKDKSDGYGDIGELLYKFIQNAGDSFDSSLLTFHSISEAELIPESVSKTKKYSKANREYIQTESRTVQLESWEDRTLIHLESENFFDNEDSSLLRGRVIHAIFENIREKNDVDRAIRRLVFEGMIGEEEKALYKDSIAEWLSHPTVTHWFDGSYEVKTEASILFKTEKRPDRIMIKGDKVVVVDYKFGRSMNPAHFRQVEQYMRLIRQMGYKNVEGYLWYAGMGNIRKVELS, translated from the coding sequence ATGGCAGGATTACATATTTACCGGGCTTCGGCAGGATCAGGAAAGACATTCAGGCTTGCACAAGAGTACCTGAAGCTACTATTCAGGGATCCCTTCAAATACAGGCATATTCTTGCCGTGACTTTTACAAACAAGGCGACCGGTGAGATGCGTGACCGCATTCTGAAGTCACTAAGCGAATTGGCCGATCCTGACTGCAAGAATCCTGAACATCTAAAGGACTTGACTGACTATACCGGAATGAGCGAATCTCAGGTCCGCCGCAAAGCGGACCTGCTTCTTGGCATGCTCCTTCACGACTATTCCCGTTTTAGTATAAGCACAATTGACAGTTTTTTCCAGAAGGTAACCCGTTCATTTGCCTATGAAATGGGGCTTCCGTCCGGTTTTAGAGTTGAACTAAAGCCTGAGTATATAATGAACCAGGCAATTGACCAGCTAATTATGGAAATGAACCGGCCTGAGTACAGAGAGACGAAGGAATGGCTGCTCAACTTTGCCCGCGAGAATATGGAGGAGCGCAGCAAATGGAATATAGCCGGTGAGATACAAAGCATCAGCAAGGAGATATTCAACGAGCAATATCAGGCAAATGCAAGGACACTTAATAGCCAGATCCGGGATAAGAATCACCTGAGTAAGTACAAGCAGACTCTCAGGCAGATTATAAAGGATACTGATACCCAACTGGAGGAAGTGGGAAGGAAAGGGCTTGAGATAATAGCCCGCTACAACCTGGATATCAACAAGGACTTTAAGGGGCTTAGCAGGACCAAAGTCAAGGTATTTCAAAATTTGGCGCGCCTTGAGAAGCATATGGAAATCGGTAAAATAGAGACACTGCTTGAGGATATAGATAACTGGAAAAGAAAGGATAACAGCCGGGAAATTAATACAGCAATTGAAGCCGCATACAACAGTGGGCTCAAAGACTTGCTTACCAGGGCTGCAGAACTGATAAAATCAAGAAGAAGGGACTATTTCACAGCAAAAGAGATAGAAAGGGAACTAAATTCACTTGGACTGGTTCAGGATGTCTACGAGAAGATGAATGAGATATGCCGGACGCGAAATCTCTTTATCCTTGCTGGTACCAACCACCTGTTGTCGGGGATTATTGACAACAACGACACCCCCTTTATTTACGAGAAGACCGGTACACGGTATGATAACTATATGATCGATGAATTTCAGGACACATCATTTCTGCAGTACCACAACTTCTACCCTCTTATAAAGGACTCACTGGCAGCAGGAAATGACTGTCTGGTTGTAGGAGACGTTAAGCAGTCAATATACAGGTGGAGAAACTCAGACTGGAGCCTTCTGGCAGAGGCTGTAGAACGGGACTACAGGACCTACGGTGTAGAATCAATGACACTGGATACCAACTGGCGAAGTAGTGCGGGGGTAATAAATTTCAACAACAACTTCTTCAGCTATGCAGCAGAAGCCTTGCAGGGTAAGCTGAATGGGGAGATTCCAGGTGACCTTATTGAAGATGAAGAAGTTCGCCCCTACCAGACAAGAATTAGCAGGGCCTTTGCAGATGTTTGCCAGCTTGCCTCCCCCAGAGGCAAAGCACTTAAAGGAGAGGTTTACATCAAAGCCCTTGATACAAACGAAAAAGATAATTACAAGGATACAGCCTTAAAGCAAACAGTAGAGAGAATTGAGCAATTGCTTGCCCAGGGTTATGAAGCCTCAGAAATTGCTGTATTGGTTCGCCGAAATGAAGAAGGTGCAGATGTATCTGAGGCCTTACTTTCAGGCAAATATCACTCTGAAGGAAAAGCCCTTGAAGTCATAAGTAACGACTCCCTCCTTCTGGGTAAGTCAGAAGCCATCAGGCTTCTGATAGGGCAACTGAAACTAATCAGTAGTCCAGATGACCCTGTTTCAGAGTCCTTCGTAAGACTGTACCTTTTGCGAAACGCAGCTGACAAAAAACAAAGCAGCGGAATTGAGAATATCTCAGAACATATGTTGGGTAGTGCTGAGGAACAGTTGTGGCAGGACTACAAGGAAAACCTGTTTACCCTCCGCGAAAAACCTGTATATGAGCTAGTAGAAAGGTTGACCGAATTGCTTCCAGAAGAACTCAGGATTAGGGATTCTGTTTATTTACAAACCTTTATGAGTATCTGTCTGGACTTTATTAACCAGGAAAGTCCTGACCTAAACAAGTTTCTTGACTATTGGGAAATGAATGGTGCAGGCACCTCATTGTCCGTGCCAGACAACCGTAATGCAATACGCGTTATGACAATACACAAGTCCAAGGGACTTGAGTTTAGGGCTGTAATCATACCCTTTGCCAACTGGAAATTCTTTGAAGCAAGGAAAGCAGGACTTATCTGGGTAAGTCCGGATAAGGAACCCTTCAACGGACTTGCACTGGTTCCCATCAAAGTCAAAAAAGACCTTGCAAACACCTACTTTGCGAAGCATTATTTCAACGAACTGCTTCAATACTATGTTGACAATCTCAATCTAGCCTATGTTGCCTTTACACGTGCTAAACAAAGCCTTAACATAATCTGCCAGATTGACAGCAGCAAAGACAAAGATAAGTCAGATGGATATGGTGATATTGGTGAGTTGCTGTACAAATTCATTCAAAATGCCGGAGACAGCTTTGATTCCTCTTTACTGACATTCCACAGCATTAGCGAAGCCGAATTGATCCCTGAATCAGTTTCCAAGACGAAAAAATACAGCAAGGCAAATCGTGAGTATATCCAGACTGAAAGCAGGACTGTCCAACTAGAGTCCTGGGAGGACAGGACACTGATACACCTTGAGAGTGAGAACTTCTTTGACAATGAAGACAGTTCCCTGCTACGCGGCAGGGTGATACACGCAATTTTTGAGAATATCCGGGAAAAGAATGATGTGGACAGGGCAATCCGCAGATTGGTATTTGAAGGAATGATAGGAGAAGAAGAGAAAGCGCTTTACAAAGACAGTATTGCAGAATGGCTCTCCCATCCGACGGTTACCCACTGGTTTGATGGTAGCTATGAAGTTAAAACTGAAGCATCAATACTCTTTAAGACCGAGAAACGACCCGACCGTATAATGATAAAAGGAGATAAAGTGGTGGTAGTTGACTACAAATTCGGTCGTAGTATGAATCCTGCCCACTTCAGGCAGGTAGAGCAATATATGAGGCTTATCAGGCAAATGGGCTACAAGAATGTTGAAGGTTACCTTTGGTATGCCGGAATGGGCAATATAAGAAAGGTGGAGCTGAGCTAG
- a CDS encoding cupin domain-containing protein has product MATESAKIIAFRDSIQYVNDSIVSQQIIKNSSGNVTLFAFDKDQQLSEHSAPFDALVQVLDGTTEIRIAGKPYSLKSGEAIILPANVPHAVYASERFMMLLTMIKGQ; this is encoded by the coding sequence ATGGCAACAGAAAGCGCAAAGATCATCGCCTTCAGGGATAGTATTCAATATGTAAATGACAGCATTGTAAGTCAGCAGATAATCAAGAACTCCTCAGGCAACGTAACACTTTTTGCCTTTGACAAGGATCAACAACTCAGTGAGCATTCAGCTCCCTTTGATGCACTTGTCCAGGTACTTGACGGAACTACTGAGATTAGAATCGCAGGTAAGCCCTATTCGCTAAAGTCCGGAGAAGCAATTATCCTGCCGGCAAATGTGCCTCATGCAGTATATGCATCAGAACGCTTTATGATGCTGCTTACAATGATAAAGGGACAATAA
- the pyrI gene encoding aspartate carbamoyltransferase regulatory subunit, with protein MSNKKQLQVSAIESGTVIDHIPAASLFDVITILGLDRIPNQITFGANLDSKKYGKKAIIKVADKFFEPDEINKISLVAPNAHLNIIKDYEVVEKKHVTIPDEIVGIVKCFNPKCICNHESVQTRFRVMDKEELALECHYCEKITTRDELRMV; from the coding sequence ATGTCAAATAAGAAACAACTTCAGGTAAGCGCAATAGAAAGCGGAACTGTAATAGACCATATTCCGGCAGCTTCACTTTTTGATGTAATAACCATACTGGGACTCGACAGGATTCCAAATCAGATTACTTTCGGGGCTAACCTCGACAGTAAGAAATATGGCAAGAAGGCTATTATTAAGGTGGCTGACAAATTTTTTGAACCTGATGAGATCAATAAGATATCTCTTGTTGCCCCAAATGCTCATCTTAATATTATCAAAGATTACGAGGTGGTAGAGAAAAAGCATGTTACCATACCTGACGAAATTGTGGGCATCGTGAAGTGCTTTAATCCTAAATGTATTTGTAACCATGAGTCTGTGCAAACCCGCTTCAGGGTAATGGATAAGGAAGAACTGGCTCTGGAATGCCACTACTGTGAGAAAATAACAACTCGTGATGAGTTGAGAATGGTATAA
- the pyrB gene encoding aspartate carbamoyltransferase yields the protein MKNRSLISITDYSREEILRILELAADFEANPNQPLMTDKVVATLFFEPSTRTRLSFETAINRLGARVIGFSDSASSSTTKGETLKDTIKMVSNYADLIVMRHPLEGSARYASEQSRVPVINAGDGANQHPTQTLLDLYSIKKTQGTLENLTIFMVGDLKYGRTVHSLLMAMSHFNPTFYFVAPKEMSMPKEYLRFCQQKGIKYYEQSDISNLETADILYMTRVQKERFSDPMEYERVKNTYVLRNSMLDNTKDNLKVLHPLPRVNEIADDVDANTKAYYFKQAENGVYTRMAIIASIMGLK from the coding sequence ATGAAAAATAGAAGCTTAATCTCTATTACCGATTATTCCAGGGAGGAGATCTTAAGAATCCTTGAACTTGCTGCTGATTTCGAAGCCAATCCCAATCAGCCCCTGATGACGGACAAAGTGGTGGCCACTCTCTTCTTTGAGCCTTCGACCCGCACCAGACTAAGTTTTGAAACTGCTATCAACCGCCTTGGTGCAAGGGTTATCGGATTTTCTGATTCTGCTTCTTCTTCTACTACAAAGGGTGAAACTCTAAAGGATACTATTAAAATGGTCAGCAACTATGCTGACCTTATTGTTATGAGACATCCCCTTGAAGGTAGTGCCCGCTATGCTTCAGAACAATCCAGAGTACCGGTTATAAATGCCGGTGACGGTGCCAACCAGCATCCTACACAGACTCTGCTTGACCTGTATTCTATCAAGAAAACACAGGGGACTTTGGAAAATCTGACAATCTTTATGGTTGGTGACCTTAAGTACGGCCGTACGGTTCACTCCCTACTGATGGCAATGTCGCATTTTAATCCTACTTTCTACTTCGTGGCCCCAAAGGAAATGTCTATGCCAAAGGAGTATCTGCGCTTCTGCCAGCAAAAGGGTATTAAGTATTATGAGCAAAGTGATATTAGCAATCTGGAAACAGCAGATATCCTCTATATGACCAGGGTTCAGAAGGAACGCTTCTCTGACCCGATGGAGTATGAGAGGGTCAAGAACACCTATGTGCTGCGCAACTCAATGCTCGATAATACGAAAGACAACCTTAAGGTATTGCATCCGCTGCCAAGGGTTAATGAAATTGCAGATGATGTTGATGCTAATACCAAGGCTTATTACTTCAAACAGGCTGAAAACGGGGTATATACCCGTATGGCAATTATCGCGTCCATTATGGGCCTGAAATAA
- a CDS encoding M18 family aminopeptidase, whose amino-acid sequence MTEAYKTAESLIEFIHKSSSTFHAVSTMAERLKSAGYVELDLRDKWKIEKGGNYFVTRNGTAVFAFSVGLGDPAQDGFRIVAAHSDSPTFRIKPEPEILTDNYFVKLNTEVYGGPILMTWLDRPLSIAGRISLRSKNPLWPDNRLLDFRRPLVIIPSLAIHFNRSVNDGVELNRQKDMLPLLGIGREGGLGVGMLKEMIASELSVDVSDILDYDLTLYEYNKGCLMGSRQEFISSPKLDNLAMAHAALEGLLSSKAAKATRMIAIFDNEEVGSLTKQGADSPLFRHIIERILIILGLDNEGIQRSIYSSFMVSADMAHSVHPNYVEKQDPVLHPKLNKGPVIKITANQKYTSDSDSIAVFEQICKQADVPYQKFVNRSDIAGGSTLGNISTGQIDIRCVDVGNPMLAMHSVRELAGTEDQAWMIKALKTFMEL is encoded by the coding sequence ATGACAGAAGCATACAAAACAGCAGAATCGCTGATTGAATTTATTCACAAGAGCAGCAGTACCTTCCATGCCGTATCAACGATGGCAGAAAGGCTGAAATCAGCAGGATATGTGGAATTGGATCTAAGGGATAAGTGGAAGATTGAAAAGGGTGGTAACTATTTTGTCACACGAAATGGAACTGCTGTTTTTGCTTTTTCAGTTGGATTGGGTGATCCTGCACAGGATGGATTCAGAATTGTTGCAGCTCACAGTGACTCTCCCACTTTCAGGATTAAACCTGAGCCAGAAATTTTAACTGACAACTATTTTGTAAAGCTCAACACGGAAGTATATGGTGGTCCGATACTAATGACCTGGCTTGACAGACCACTTTCAATTGCTGGAAGAATCAGCCTGCGTAGTAAAAACCCACTCTGGCCTGACAACAGACTGCTGGACTTCCGTCGCCCGTTAGTTATTATTCCTTCGCTTGCAATCCACTTCAATAGAAGTGTAAATGACGGTGTGGAACTCAACCGTCAGAAGGACATGCTGCCACTTCTCGGAATTGGAAGAGAAGGCGGACTGGGAGTCGGAATGCTGAAGGAAATGATTGCAAGTGAGCTTAGTGTTGATGTATCAGATATCCTGGATTATGATCTGACCCTATATGAGTACAATAAGGGTTGCCTGATGGGCAGCAGGCAGGAGTTTATCTCCTCGCCCAAGCTTGACAATCTTGCAATGGCACATGCAGCCCTGGAAGGCCTGTTAAGCAGCAAGGCAGCTAAGGCAACCAGGATGATTGCTATTTTCGACAATGAGGAAGTTGGTAGCCTGACTAAGCAAGGTGCCGATTCTCCCCTTTTCAGGCATATCATAGAAAGGATTCTTATAATACTGGGACTTGACAATGAGGGTATACAGCGAAGTATCTATTCATCATTTATGGTTTCAGCTGATATGGCACACAGTGTTCACCCCAACTATGTCGAAAAGCAAGACCCAGTGTTGCATCCAAAGCTCAACAAGGGACCTGTTATCAAGATTACTGCAAATCAGAAATACACAAGTGATTCGGACAGTATCGCTGTCTTTGAGCAGATTTGCAAGCAAGCAGACGTTCCCTACCAGAAATTTGTCAACCGTTCCGACATTGCAGGTGGCTCTACCCTGGGTAATATAAGCACCGGACAGATTGATATCAGATGTGTTGACGTCGGTAATCCAATGCTGGCTATGCACTCGGTCAGGGAACTGGCAGGAACCGAAGACCAGGCATGGATGATAAAGGCATTGAAGACCTTTATGGAACTATAA